The following is a genomic window from Calypte anna isolate BGI_N300 chromosome 15, bCalAnn1_v1.p, whole genome shotgun sequence.
aaGAGGACCCTCCCCAAGTGTCCCCAGACCTGCAAGCAGGTGTGAAATCTGGCCTGTGGAGGGGAGGGTTGACCTTGtccaccagccccagctggtgacagtggtgtccccaggggctgTGCTCTCACCACAGGCCTGCCCATAGGCACTGGCTTGAACGAAGAGGACGTAGAGAGGTGGTGGGAGGTGCCGGGCTGTCTCGTACTGCTTGTGTGCCTGGTCAAAGGGCATGAAGAGATACTCCTGGACAGGCAGGGAGGcctgggggaagaggagaaggaagccTGGTcactgagaacagaaaaatcaccttCTTCACCACCTCTGTCACCCCCAGCTGGCAAGGGGGACACTGGAAAGCAGCCCAGTGGCACAGCGAGCTCTGCCCGCCCTGGGAAGGGCTGAAAGCTCTCCCGGTTGCTTGGAAAACTTTTGGATCAGAAAATAACCCAGTTCCTTCTCTTgtttcttccctccccaggcaggtGGTGAGGGGCTGGGACTGAGCTCGGGCTCTCTCCAGGGAAAGGCCCATTTTTAATGactcctccagctgcagctctgcaggaattGCCGCATAAACAAGGAGGCTCTGACAGGAACCAccatctccccctcctcccaggggactgggaaagaagcagctcCCAAGCAGAACCAGCCCGGGAGTTGAACTTCTCTAGCACaacccccagagcccccccaaAACCTTTCCTCCACCCCCCGCCCCCCAtctccctgcagagctccagtACCTGCATGATGCTGTTGAGTCGAGGTTGGAGGCTGCTCAGATATTCCTTCttcacctcaatctccttcaGGATCTTCTCCTTGCTGGTCAGGCACTCCTTGTACTTCTCTGCCAGCCTATGGAAAGGGGAATTTGGGCACTGACCTGGCTAAAGGCACCACAGGAACCAGAAGAGCTCAGGGTGACAAAGAAAGAGCTGTCAGGGCAAGTGGAGGCAGAAGGGAAAGGCTTAGGGGTGGGAAGAAGGAGAGCAAGCAGGTCTTCCCTGGCAGATCCTGCTGATCCCACCAGAGCCTTTTTCACTTCAGCCCCCCAGAATCACATCAACTGTTTGGTTAAATCTGTGGCAGTTGAGGTTTCCCCCATCACCAAGTGTTCCTCCCTACCTGGGaggggaagccaggaggatgtaAGCTCTCCCTGACTCCTTGGCTCTGCTTGtgtttagggagaaaaaaagggaaatctttttgctgctgctggtggcaaCCTCTGGCCCTGCAGGgccagctggggatgggggtTGTTGCCCAAAAATGTCTCAACCATGTCAGGagagtgagtgtgtgtgtggcacCCTCCCCTTGGGACCCTCAGAGGAACTTTGCCCCCAGGGGGAACAGACCTGGGGCACTGCAGGACTGGAATGTTTCTGCTTCCAAGCAGAATTTTGGGGTTCAGCACTCCCCAAGGGGCTCTGACCCACAGTGGTTGGGATGCAAAGTTTGGAAAcacctctgcagagctcccccTGTGCAGCCGGGgcagcacagcacccaccaGGCATGTGCTGAAGAGCCGAAAGCAAATCCCAGGTGGAAAATCCCAACAGAAAGAGCCCCAagcacccccagcagcagcacctcctgaagcagctctgcccaccccaAGAGCTGTGAGACGTGATGGTGGTGTTCCTGAGGGCAGCAATGGGGCAAGGAGACAGGAAGGGGATTTCAAGCCTCCTCTGCCATGAAATCCCAGAGCTTGGATCACCTCTCCCCTCTGAGAAGTTTTGCAGTAAAGGAAAACCCTCAGGAGAATCCCAGGTAAAGCTCTCTGGAAGCTCCAGGCTGCAGTTccagggcaggagcagacaGGTTGGATGTGAAGGGTTTGGGAGAAGCAaagcaggaggggctggagctcccagcagcaccagtgaCTCCAGTGAGCTGGTGTGGGTTGTGCCCAGCTGGAAAAGCTCCTGCTGGCCGTTGTTAAACCCAAGGAATGTGGGGtgagagcagaggaagcagctgagctgcctggcCAGCCCAGAGAGGCTCAGAAGATGTGCCCAGGAGGTGGCTGCCACCACCAGGCCactggtgacagtgacagctcAGCACCAGGCAGGCAGCTTCCCACCGTGGCAGAGaagggtgacagcagcagccaccctgCCCCTTCGCTTCTGGTAACGAAGAATAATCCAATTAAAAAGTGAATTGGGCACCACAGATCAAGGTGGGGGGTGTAggggtgtgggttttttttttccaggtcctTCAAACCGGGCCccacctcttcctctgctccagctcccagtCCAGTCTGGCCAGGGTCTGCTGGTGGGGCTCAGAGAGGGTGATGGAAGGACGACTGATTTCAGGAGGGGCCTCTCTGTAAAACTCCTCCAGGCTCACCAGCTCAATCTCCTCATGTTTTGATCTgcaaagagagggggaaagctGAGGAACACCAGAGagtgggaagagggaggagTGTGGGGAGAGGAAGAGCGTGGgggggcagaggaagaggaggagggggtggggagggaagaagtgtggggagagggagagtgtggggagagggagaggaagaaagtgGGAAGGGGGAGAGTGTGGGGAAGCAGTGCAGAAGCCAGCAGTGCCTGCATGTGCCAGCCCAGCCTCACACTGCAAGGCCACAGCAGGGGCTGATAAGGGTTCCCTTCCTCCATGGAGACTCCTTCTGCTCTCCTGGATTGACTCCTGGAGGTTTGgggcccagcacagccccctctggctccagctcctccctcaTATCCCAGCACAGGGACCCCAGGACACCTGTGAGGTGACCCCCAgagccccctctcccctccatccctgggctCAGGCAAATGTGGGAATCTGACAAAGAGACCCCAAACCTGGAGACCTCCACCCCAAAGCTGGACAGACTGGggttccccctcctccctcctcaaaCTCACTTGAATTCCAGGCACTTGGTGATCTCCTTCTGCAGGTGCATCACCTCATAGAGCAAgttctggagctgcaggtgaTAGGCATCAACTTTCTGCTTTGCCTGAGACAGACACCAACAGGGAGAGGATGGTGAAGCTTCCCAGCAAAGCCTCTTCCTCCCAGCAAAGACACCTCCCCACCAGAGTCACCAACACCCCCCTTGCTCACTGTGCCAGCAAGGGACAGGGGGCTTTAGGGTACACTGCAACTTTTTCTGGGGGggtaaaatgacatttttcaagGGCTGGGAAAGCTCCTTATGGGAGACTGACCTTGCTCTAGAGGTGGCATGTtctggggacaaggacagggcagagctgctggggatgagcagcatcctctgcctgtgcctcagtttccccagtgGTACAATGAACATCAGAGCTATGAAAGAAccccagagtggtttgggtgggaagggaccttaaagattattcAATCCCAACCCCcattccatgggcagggacccctcccacagcccagggtgctccaagccccatccaaccttcaacactgccagggatggggcagccacagcttctgggggcaacctgggacaggggctcagcacctcacaccaaacaattgctTCCCAAgatctctccatctcccctcttgcagctggaaacccttcccctcatcccatccctccctgtccttgtcccaatcccctccccagcttccctggagccccttcaggccCTGGAAGGTGCCCTCAgttctccctgcagccccataCCTTACCTCCACAGCTCCTGAGAGAAACAAATGCAGGCCCTGACTGCTGTTTATTAAACCCCTctctcccacccacccccagaCCAGGCAGAAATGGCTTCTGAGCTCTGTGAATCCCCATCTGCCCTCATCCCACCCCCCCAGGCCCTGCCCTCACCTCGTGGGTTTGGTCTCTGCCCTTTTTCAGACGGATGTGTGCCAGGCGGTTCAGCTTCTTCAGGGTCATGAAGTGCACACAGCTCTGGAGCCTCCTCTCATCGATCTCTGCAgcctgggggggtgggaggggagagaggggggtggggagggggaggagggtgtgtgtgcagggaggCAGCTCTGGCCAGAAAGCCCCCTGGCTGCAGGCACTGGGTGCCAGCCCACACAGGGGCTTGGGTGCTGAGCTCAGGACCCAGGATTCACACCCCCAGGGCCTTCCCAGGGGGATCAGAACCTGCTGGAAAGAACCTGGGGGGTCTGGGGGCTgaagcagcccaggctgctgtggggggggggacagCAGGGGTGGTGGCAGCTCAAGCCTCTCCCAGCCACAGCCTTGATGCCCTCAGGGGGGCCCAAGTGCTGCTCCAGGAGCCCATCAGGAGCAGAGCTCGCCATAACTGGGTCTGGAGAACTGGAGAGCCATGATCATGCTATCCCAGGTTTGAATGGTTCCAAGGGAGGCTGCTCcaccccccctggctccccctggaaagcagcacacgggttctgctcctcttcttcttctggGATTAACAGGAAAAGAATCCCAGCAACCCCCCAGGGAATCCAGCACTGAGCCTTTTCCTTACATTATCCTTGATCCCTCGGGTCTTCAGCTCCTGGATTTCTGCCATCAGCCTCTGGAGCTCCTGGCAGGTGTCTCTGTAGAGTTCATAATCCTTGATGGGGTCCCGGAGAtccacctccccctcctcacTGTAGTAACGCACATCCTGCAGGGACAGAGACCCTCAGAtgccccctcctgccccttATCCTTATCCCCCTACACCCAGGAGCACGAACAACCCTGGAGGCAAACATTAAAACCACCTGGGAATTTAAGGCTGGAGTTAGGGTCGATTTGCTCTGATCTCTGCCCTGTGCCAGGTGGGATGAACACAGCCCAGGATCAATAATTCCTGGGATGAATGTTCCCTGGATGATCCAGGGAGCATCCCCTGAGCCCGGGTGacccaggtgctgctgggagcactTTGAAACCCCCATCATCCCCCCCCAGGGGATCTCTCAGCCTCCTGCGGGCTCTCCCTGCGTTTCCTGAAGGGAAATGGGGTTCCCAAATCCAGAGAGGGAGACGCAGAGCACCCTGGGCTCTGAGGAAAGGATCCCACTGCTCTCCGGAGGGAAGAACtgaggctgggaaggaggaggtgggagcagagcctcACCCTACCTGCTCAGCATCACCCTTGCCCCGTTTGCCCTCCTGGGGGCCCCCGTCCGTGCGGATCACTTTGGGTTTCCTCTTCTTGCTGGAGTCTGAAGACATGGCCCTGCCAGGGGGAGAAAGGGCAAAGCCACTGCTCCTGGGGGGGGCTGAACACACCTGGGACCCCCACAccaccctccctgcccctccagccccagcccttctaccccccagcaccccagccctgagggctctgctccttcagggGACCCCCAGACCCAGGGGCCTCGCTAGCCTGGAGACCCCCCCAGTCCCCagagctccctcagcaccccaggCCCAGAGCCCCCCCCGAACACCcgagctccctcagcaccccaggCCTCCCAGAGAGTCTCCCGGgcccccacccccagcccaggggcCTGTGCCCCCCCGGAGCCTCCCTGCACAGCGACCCCGAGACCTCTGCTCTCCCGCAGGGCCCCGCATGGCAGCACAGCGCCCCCGAGGGTCCCCGTTAGCCCGGAGCCCCGCCACAGAGCCCCCGCACACCAGGCCcggagtgtgtgtgggggtgtgtGGGTGTCCCCGCTCCTCCGGAGCCCTCCAGGCCGCAAGATCCCGGGCCTCCCGCACCCGAacccccggcccggcccggtccggtccggtcccgCCACtcacctcccctctcccctccgcCCCACCCGGAAATGGCGTCAGCGGAAGCGAGTAGCGCGGCGCAGAGCGGCACAGCCGCTGAGGGCGCCCCCTAGCGGTCACTCGAGTCGGAGGACCGCTAGGGACGGGGCGTGGCTTTTATAAGGGGGCGGAGCTTGGGGAGGGGGCGGGCCCAACCCCCTCATTGACACCGCTGAGGGGGGGGCTGGGACCTGAATGGGATTCGCAGGAGGGGGCTGGGAGCATCCCAAATGGTACCGAGGGGTGGGCCCAAATGGTACCGAGGGGAGTCCCAAATGGAACCGGGGGGTCTGGAAGTCCCAAAGGGTACTGGGGGGTCCCAGAGGGTACCTGGGGTGTTCCAAATAGTACTGGGGGGCTCAGGGGCCAGGGGGAGGGCATGGCCGAGGGTCCCAAAGGGTCCAGagactttttttgtgtgtgtgcagggggtGTATCAGGGCACTTGGagggtgggggttttgttgctCCCCCTGCCAGGGGGTGTgagccccccagcccaccccctCCACAAAAAAGAGCCAGGCGTTGACGTATCAAATATTTACTTGGCACTGCCCCGTGGGGGGTGCTGCCTTCGGTGAAGGCGCGGCGACCTGGTTCAGGAATGGCACGGCAACCAAACCCAAGTTACTCGGTCCACCAGCACACAGACACCAGTGTAGTGGGGGCAACATGGCCTTTCTTGTTCTGGTTACGCTGCCTTATGTAACCTGGGTTTACATCCTCACTGCCGCCTGCTGGCGTCAGGGATCTGCCCTACCTTCCCGTGCAGCGCCATATCTTCCGGTcgccaaaccttaactaccacgGGGGGGTGGAAAGGCATCCACTGGGGGCTTCAGGATTCTCCTCCCCACCTCTGCAGctccccccaggacccccccacAGCACCTGGGGACCTGTTACAGGACTGGGGGGGATCTCCAGCTGCAGACACCTCCTCACTCTCATCCCCCCCATAGGTTTGGGGGGAAACAGAGacacccccccccttcccctccccagcagggttggggtgcaggcaggggttgAGGTGCCCCCCGCACCCAGGGGTGGgcagcagcccccccccccccccaaaatcacTGCAGGGGGGAGATCTTGAGGGGAGTAATTATCCAGGATTCCATGGTCTGGGTCAGTGGAACTGGGAGAAAAAGTGAGAGAGCAGTGAGGAGGGGGGATCCCCAGCTTGAGGGGCCAGTCCCCAAGGTGGGGGGGGGGCGTCCCCGAGGTAAGGGGGGGTCTGCAAGGTGTTTGTTGGGTCCCTCTCACCTGTGTAGTAGACATTCTCatcccagccccttctcctccaggctgcGTTCCCGGTTTCCTCCCGGGACTGCAGGTCCCTGTAGGTTgaaggggaggtgagggggCTGACACCCAGGGCTCCCTCCGGCCACCCCAAGAGAGTTTTTCGCTTACCCCAGAGGTGGTGGACAACGTAGAGCTCCCCAGTCTGGGGGAAGAACCCCCCCACAGCCTCCTGTTTCTCCTGCCTTTACTTGATGGCTCAAGCCCTGGCACACGGCAGGAAAAATGGGGTAGGGGGAgtccccccaggacccccctcAAACCTTTTACCCACATTGGCTCTCTCTGGGTCGTGATAAATCACTTACCAGTTGCTACCCCATTCAATCATGGTCCCTGCCTGGAaaaagtggagagaaaaaaaaccccaaagtgaGCAGCCAGGTGGGCTCTGCTCCtgaggagggatttttttcatttttgttttggggggggagtCCCAAAATCCATTCACCTTCAGCTTGTAGGTCCTCAGCTTGTAGATGTTTGGTCCTTGGTGAGGCAGGGGCTCATTCCAGAAGCTGAACTCCAGCAGGAGCTGATTCCTGCGGGACAGCAGCATCCAGCTCCTCTCCTTACTGAAAGCCAGGTATTCCTGGGAACAGCCCCagggccggggggggggggggggcagggcgGAATTTTGGGGTGGGCTGAGAGAGTGAACAGagaagggagaggcagaggggaggagtTGGGATCAgggagctcagccccagcccggGGGTACCTTGTTCTGGTTCAGTTTGTTCATGCAATCCATCAGAGCCGGGTACCTGCCCAAGAAGCACCAGAGATGCACTGGCAGGGAGGGTGGGGCTAGGGAGAAGAGGGCAGCACCCCAAACACCACCCCTAACCCTCACAGTGGtcatttgttgcatttttttgtcaGTCCCGTTTCTTCAGAGTTTTGGGAGCCCTATTGAGCGTGGCTTCCAAGGGCTGGTAGATTCcaggtttgtggtaaaacgcaaacccatAGCTTGaatgttggtggtgctgtgggtagggttccatgtgagggttagggaaatccaaagttttcagtggtcactctttgcatttgtttgccaggcCCATTCATATGGAGTTTTGGAGCCATATCATATtgagcctgtgactcaggcctcaccttttactggccccctaatcctgctcgTGTGCAGCcagggcctgccttaatcaggcacaggtgggcttaacacaaactcatgccactccctgggaattagtggcacctggttgcctcatttcactacatttcccccctcttttttttttttttttttttttttttttttggtggaacTACTGTGACAATTGTAATAAGTacataataaacacaaatacaacaaaaatgacaatacctctctgtctcttttttttaaaaattttttttatttttattgttattggtttttgtttgtgttctaacaaaaaaaaaaacaaaccacaaaaaccaagaagcaagaaaaattatacgATGTCCAAACGTGCAAATTTGGCAACATTATTCAGTTTGAGGTGCTGGGTGAGGCATTGTTGTCTGTTAGAGATCTGGTGGTGGCAGGGCACGTCCATTTACTGGGTCCCCAAAGAGGGCAggagtctgtggagacacagctataacctcttccAGTAAACGGCAGCGGCttgggccctacccactgacctgtAGATGGATCCTTGTAGTTAATCTGGACTTCCAGCATGCAGTTGATTTTCTGGGACGAGTAATGGAGTAACACAGGGGGTTGCTGGGAGTCGTGGCTTAGACtgagaaaattcagtgtaaaaagcactttgctaagcctcatctgtgggtccatgtctttgttgtctttttgtatttgcagatatgtcttcagggtgcaattagctctttccactatcgcctggcctgtagaGGAATGAGGGattcctgtgatgtgtttcaCTCCCCAAGTAGCGAGAAACTGACTTTTCCGCCTATATAACAGGCGCATTGTCGGGTTTTACTACTTGAGGGACCCccaaaacagcaaagcaatcGGTCAGGCGACAGCCCACATGTAAACCCTTCTCCCCTGTCTGAGCtgtcgcccagagcatgcctgAGAATGTGTCTATGGTCACATGGACATACTTGAGTCGTCCGAATTCTGGAACGTGGGTGACATCCACCTGCCAGATCTCTCCTGCTTGCAGCCCACGTGGATTGACTCCCAGcctagggcagggccaaattgtgcaCACCGAGGGCATGCTTTAacaatcccttttgcatcttcccacGGAATTGCAAACATGTGCCTCAGTGCCCTGGCATTTTGGTGGAATAAGGAATGGCTGGTTTGAGCCTTCGTGAACTGACTTACGGGACCCTGtaatcctaggctgaccagggagtcagcccttgcatttccttctcctagGCCTGAAGATGTTTTATGGCTACGCATGTGCAAGATGCAGCACGGTTGTGTGAGATTTTCCAGCACATGCTGTAATGTAAGAAAGAGCTCCAATAGCTGCTGGTTTTGCACTGGCTTGACGAGAGCATCCTCAATAAGATTCACCACTCCTACTGCATATTGCGAGTCGGAGACGATGTTAAGGGGGACACGTCGCCATTGTGTTAAGGCCCAAATGACAGCCAGTAGTTCCTTCTGCCCAGCTTCTGCCCACCAAGGCTTTTCCCACAGGGCTCTCCCatccaggcagccccagcctgggccATGGCTGCCCCCTGTCAGGGGCAGACCCTGGATTTGTCCTTCTGGGATGTCCTGAGGCTCCTGCCCATCTGTGCTCCCCTCCTGTGCCCTTTCCCTGAGCACAGAGCCCTGCAGACCCCTTCAGTACAGTCTCAGGCACAGAGGGTGTTGAGtccctcagcccagctctgctgctggtatCAAATCCCCACCCTGTCCCTACTCTGGCTTCCCAGGGGGAGTTTCAGACCCCATTGGCAGAAACCTCCCACCCTCAGCTGACAAGGTCATCCTGGGAGGTTCTTCCCATTGACCCACGGGTGAATCGTTCACACAGATACTGGAACTGGCTTTGCATCAATTTTtacctttctggttttgaattgTTCCTCTGACAACCTGGACATGCATGGCCTAGACATGCCAATTCTTTCTTTGTATTGAGGTGTTGGGGACTGGGTCAGATTCCAATATAGTCCCTCAGGGGTCTATAACAGgaccagtcctgttcaatatcttcatcgGTGACAGAGAGTAggatcaagtgcaccctcaggGAGTTTGAAAGTGACACCATGCTGAGTGGGTCAGGTGACACATTAGAGCGATGGGATGTGGAGACGGGAAGATGGGTTTTATTAGTGGATAATCAAGGACTCCCAGTAAGTGTTACAACAGATTTTATATGGtaaccaggaaagaaaaagcaggaacattttttaGCTTTAGCAGTACAGATCTAAGCATTAATGTAGGAACATAACCAGGAatgaaaacagaacagcagTAATGCTAAAAgcaattgttaaaaaaaagccaaacaaataaaaaggaagggaCTAAGATATTATGGGAGTCATTTCTGGAGAACAATGGTGAATTTCTCATTGTTGAAAAACGTAACTGCGATCAGTTTCCTGATGGACaccttgagctcctggttcctcatgaGGGGGCTCAatgctggaggaaccaccgagtacagaaatgacaccaccaggtcatggggaggagatggaggggggcttcaggtgGGAAAACATAACTGTACTGATGAAAAGGGAgaccacagccaggtgagggaggcacatggagaaggctttgtgccttccctgctcagaggggatcctcagcacagccctgaagatctccacatatgacaccacaatgaaaacaaaacatccaAATCCAAAAGAGGAACCAGTAAGAACAACCCAGatttccctgaggtaggagtgtgagcaggagagcttgaggatctgggggatttcacagaagaactggtccagggcattgccctggcagaggggcagggaaaatgtattggctgtgtgcagcagagcagtgagaaacccagagccccaggcagctgctgccatgaggacacaagctctgctgcccaggagggtcccgtagtgcaggggtttgcagatggccatgTAGCGGTcataggacatgatggtcaggagacaGTACTCTGCTGTcatgaagaagacaaagaagaagagctgtgcagcacatcccttgtaggagatgttggtgttgtcccagagggaactggccatggctttgggcagagtggtggagatggatcccaggtcgaggagggagaggttaaggaggaagaagtacatgggggtgtggaggtggtggtcacaggcaatggtggtgatgatgaggcgGTGATGCCCtgggagggcagccaggtagatgcacaggaagagccagaagtgcaagagctgcagctcccgcctgtctgcaaatgccaggaggaggaactggctgatggagctgctgctggacatCTGCTGTCTCTGGGAATATAGACCTATCAGTGGGATAACAAAGGGAGAAGTTTGAGTAGTGTTCCTACAAAAACAGTATGAATTTTTCCAAGATGGACATTCAGCAGGATCAGCCAGGGTGTTTGAAAAGGACATGCCAAAGGTGTTCATGAAAGGGGAGAAGCTGATTGTGTTTCTCTTGGAAAAATTCATACTGCCTGGATGGGAGAGCCCTGTGGGAAAAGCCTTGGTGGGCAgaagctgggcaggaggagtcTTGTGTCCTGGCAGCAAAGAGAGGCCACCAGTACCCTGGGCTGAATGACCAGGAGTATGgccaggagatggagggagaagATTGTGCAGGTTATTGCATCTGGAATTCAGTTGGCCAACACAGGAGAAATGTTGGCAAGCTGCAGGAGGGTCAATGAATGTCCCCCAAGACAGGCCAGGGCTGGAGACTTTGCttgtgaggagaagctgagggagctgggcttgtCCATCTGGAGAAGGGAATGTTGAGATACACCTCACTGCAGCTTATCAGCACCTATGAGGAGGTCATAGAGAGCAGGGCTCTCCACCACAGCTCATATTAAAAGGATACAAATTCAAAAGGTGTTGGTGAAACAGGGGATGATGCACctggagacagagaaaagaTTCCTCACCAGTGTCAgtgccagtgctgagcagggtgGCCATGAACCCGGTCTGCCAGGGCTGGTCAGCTTGCTGTAACAGAGGTGCCTCCAGGAGCAGAACTCAGGGGGATGTCTGCTACCTGCCTCACCCCTCCCCTTCTCAGTGATGGAATTTCTGCCGTGTGGCTTCTCTGATGCACTGATGCCCTCACAATGCTTGCTGTCCAGCAGGTCTCCAGAGGGCCatgcaggatgctgcagtggCAGTGACCTCTTCCTCATCGCCATTCCAGCCACCTCCCCTTggcctctcccctttccctctgccccatcTTGTCTCTGCTGGCAAGAGTTGGTTTGTGATGGACATTTTGTCCCCACAGTGCCCAACTGCTGACCCATCACGCTCCTGGAGCAGAAGTGACCTCACAACCAGCATTATGATTTGTGTCACCTGTGCCTGTCTCTGCCCGTCCCCTCCCCTGACTCCTCATCTCTGCTGGACCCCACATCCAGCAGCCAAACCCATGCCTTTTCCTGGCCttgccctctccctgccccacgcctgggcagagccaggctgggacaTGGCACCTTTGGGCTTTGCAGGGCTCTTGCCTCACTGCTGCCACAAAGTCAGTGCTGAGATCAGGATCTGTGGTGGGGAGCAGACCCCAGCCAGAAATAACCCTGGGGATCAGCAGAGGGGCCCTGGGGGCTCCCATGCTGGTTTAGCAAGGGAGGGCTTTTCTCCATTCACCCAAGGGATCTGCTGCTCCCAAGATGCATTTGGGGTTTCAAGCTGTCCCTGGCAGAGGTCCCATGAGGTCAATCTGCACTTCTGCCCGGGGACCTTCAatgtggaggtgctggagtggagCTTCTACTGCAGTGTAACCTGCAGTGGTTATGCTGCAAGAGAGACAGTGCCTCCACCAGCAATCTGCATGACAGACCACCACTCCCTGTCCTTTCATCTGCTCAGCATGTTTGCCTTAGCTCATGGATGGGCT
Proteins encoded in this region:
- the NIPSNAP1 gene encoding LOW QUALITY PROTEIN: protein NipSnap homolog 1 (The sequence of the model RefSeq protein was modified relative to this genomic sequence to represent the inferred CDS: substituted 2 bases at 2 genomic stop codons); the protein is MSLGVNPRGLQAGEIWQVDVTHVPEFGRLKYVHVTIDTFSGMLWATAQTGEKGLHKINCMLEVQINYKDPSTAPPSLPVHLWCFLGRYPALMDCMNKLNQNKEYLAFSKERSWMLLSRRNQLLLEFSFWNEPLPHQGPNIYKLRTYKLKAGTMIEWGSNWAXAIKXRQEKQEAVGGFFPQTGELYVVHHLWAYRDLQSREETGNAAWRRRGWDENVYYTVPLTQTMESWIITPLKISPLQ